One Rhodoferax sp. GW822-FHT02A01 genomic window, GGGCCTTATCTCTTCCGGGACGGCCTATGGTCTGTTCTTCAATGGACTCAGCACTCCAATATTGCTCCCGACCGGTGGATGGAAATCCGTTTGGACGTTTTCGGCCGCAGTGACCTCCCTTTTGTTGGTCTGGGGCCTCCTGCGTCTGCAGGTTGGACAGAAAGTTCTAGGGGCCGGGGATGCCAGTCACGCGCGAGCGGATGGCGACTTTGGTTGGGCAGCAGCGGTTCGCGACCCACTGGCGATCACTGTGGTCTTGCTAATGTTTTTGAATGGCATCGCATGTATGCCGACAATGAACTACCTAGTCGCTTTCCTGCGCGAGGAGATTGGATACACTGTTCAAGCCGCTGGTTGGATATGGTCCACCATTGGCTTTGTGGGGATGTTTGGCGGATTCGCCATGGGAGCGCTGGCGGACCGGATCACAGTTGCAAGGTCCTTGAATCTAACTTACGTTCTGCTGGGAATCAGCACCATGCTGTTCCTTGACCATGCGTACATCTGGGAGGTGCTGATCGGCGCCGGCCTCTTCGGTTTGTCGTTTAATGCCATTTTTGGACTGGTTCCCGCGTTTGTCAGTTTGTCCTTTGACGCCAACAAGGCAACAGCAGTTTTTGCTGCCAGTAATGTCATGCTGGGGCTCGGCTCCATGCTGGGAAACTTGCTTGGTGGCCTCTTGCGAGAACAGCAGCAATCGTTCGTACCGGTCTACGTTGGCTCGCTTGGAATCGATTTCCTTTTGATCTTGCTCAGCCTGCATCTGCAACGTACCCATCGGCGCCATACGTACGGCACTTCACCTACCCATTCAGTAGTTACGGAGTGAAATTGGCGGATGTCAGTATTGGCTAGCCAAATTGAAATGCTATACGACTGCAGTCAGTCCTTGTCAGAATTCGGCTAGGACGCGATAGCCGTCACTCGAACGGTATTCACAATTTTTTAAGACATACTCAATGCAAAATATCTAGTCAATCGGTAGCCGTTTCAGCGAACCTTTGCAACGAGGAAGTTCCTTTTAAGCATGGTAGTAAGCTGGCGATGCTGGCAGTTCTAGTACGGCGTCGTAATCGTTCGACTGTTCAAAGCTGACAACAGCTTGACTTTTTAAGTCAATGACCTCGCATGACCGTATCGCTTTGAAAAGGCTTGTGGTCTATCAACCTACGATATGGCTGGTGCGGCTGCACGCATGCATTTGATCTCGGTCAACATCTTCTAACTCGCCAAGCGTATAACCAAATTGATTGGCAGCGTTGCTGCCGGTCAAATGCAACTTTTGGTCTGCTTCCCACAAGAAGCAAGGTTGCTTTCATATGCTTGAACCACTGCATTGGGCAGACCCCAATATTATTTGGAGAATTGAAATGTCGAAGAAAGTAGTTGCTGCAACACTGCTGGGTGTTTTTCTATCGATCGGCAGTGCGCCATCCATGGCGGCAGATGCGGATACCCAGGCTCAACTGGACGCACTCAAGGCGGCCATTCCAAAATTTGCCATCCCGATGCGTGAGGTTGGTGATCGTTTTCAAAATATATGGTTCGCTGCCAAGGACGGAAACTGGGCTCTCGCTGCATACATGTCAAAGTACATGAATGGTTCATTGAACCCCGCCAAGCTCACCAAACCAGATGAGTACGCCATCTGGAAAAAGTTCTACGAAGAGAAGTTTGCCAATGTAAACGACAAAATAATGGCCAAGGACTTTGAAGGCTTTGACGCTGCATACACCAAGGCAATTGCTGATTGCAACGGTTGCCATAAGAAAATGGATTACGGTTTCATCAAGGTGGTCAAAATGAAGACTCCCGCAGACATTGGTATTGATTACACCGTTAAGTCGGAACCAGGTGACGTACCAAAGTAGACCATTGGGTTGGTCGTGCCAAGCTAATGCAGGTATTCAATCTCGTCGTGATTTCACTTGCCAATTTTTGGAGATTTGAGATGAAGGTTTTGAAATTGATGCCTGCATCACTTGGTGTGGCAATGATACTTGCGGGGTTTGCTTTTGCGGCGGAACCTACCAGTATTGACTGGACTAAGATTCCTACAGCGACGATTACTCTCTTTTATCCAGGGCAAACGACCTATGAATGGACGCGTAGCAAGGCTCACGGTGGCAACGTTAAAGCCACAAAAGGTGTCGCCTGCGCATACTGCCACGATGAGTCTGACGCTGAACAAGAGTTCGGTGCAAAACTTGTCAAGGGTGGTGACTTGGAGCCGACGCCAGTGATTGGTAAAAATGGCTCCGTTGACCTCAAAGCTCAAGCTGCATTTGACGATAAGAATGCCTACTTGCGGTTTCAATGGAAGACAAAGAACCCATACCCTGGCACTGAGCACCAATACCTGCGTTTTGATGGCAAAGAGTGGAAGGTTTATGGCTATCCCAAGCTGGATAAGGTGGTTCAGGATGGACTGCAACCTGGCATTTACGAAGATCGTCTCGCCATCATGATTGACGACGGAAAGGTTCCGGACTTTGCTGCGCAGGGTTGCTGGCTTACCTGTCACGACGGGCAACGCGACAGCAGACACCCATTCACCAAGGACGAGGTCGCCGCCAATCCGCTTATGGCGGCTATCGGCAAAAGCGACGTACGTAAGTACCTTCCGGTGAGCCGTACCGATCCGTTAGATTGGAAGACCGGTAAGACAGTGGAGGAGTTGGTAAAACTCAAAGCAGAACAACAATTCGTGGATCTCATTCAATGGCGCGCACACCGAAGCAACGGTGTCGGCATGGCTGACGACGGGTATGTTCTGGAGTGGCGTCTATCTGACGCAGGAAAAGACATGTTTGCCAGCAACGCAGACCCAAAAACGCATACGCCCAGATACATGTGGGACGAAAAAAAGGTGGGTTACAAGTCCATCACCGCAGACCAGTTGTACAAGGCTGACCACTTTCTCATCCGTGAAAAGAACGCACTTCCGTTCGATTCCAATATCAAATGGAAGGAAGGTGACATGATTCCAGACTACGTTCTCAGCCGAGAGGATGCCATGGGGTCGGCGGCGGACAACAATGCCATCGCCAATTGGAAGGACGGCATGTGGACTGTGGTCATCATTCGACCGCTGGGGCTAACAAATGCAGATGACAAGACGCTCAAAGCAGGAAGAATCTACAGCGTTGGACTCGCCGTGCATGATGACAACATTACCACGCGTGGGCACCACGTTTCCTTTGTCAAAACACTAGGATTTGGTGTTAAAGCCGATATTGAAGCGGTAAAGCTGCCTTAGCGTCAGTTGCCTACCCACCAAGGCTCCATTGGCACTCCATAAACTCAATGTCCGCCTCGCGGGGCGTTGACTTGCGGCTGCAACGACTGCAACCAGCCCTTCGCTGCTGGGAGAATGTAAACGAAGTTGTACCGTCGCTTCGAAATCGGGAGCGACATGCGAGAATCCGGCACGGTCATATGTCGTTTCTGAAGTAGGGGAAAACCTTTGAGTCTCTGAATCGCCCCCGGGGCGATTCACGCGCCGCTACCTGGCTATCTATTATTTGCCCCAAAACCGAGATTCTTTCGAATTAAAATGCAGAGTCAACTAAACCAACATAACGCTGCATGTCAATCATTCAGGTTATCAGTTTCGCTAGTCTGTGCGTCCTAAATATCGGCTAGGCGCTGGCGCAATCTGCACCAATCCGATTACTATACGCTGAACGACCCCTGTTCTTGAGTCGATTACTGCAAGGGAAGGTATTGGAAACACTACTGAATTTGCCATCCAGCTACATGTGAAAGCAGGTAAAGGCTATGTCAGATTGCGCACAAAATAGAGAGCAACTCGCCAATCGCAGCTGTACAGCGCGCCAGCCACGACAGCTCAGCGGCATGGGCCACTAATGGAGGCTATCAGTTCGCCATGGAAGAATCCAAGAAGATAATCTTTGACAACATATGGGCCGGGCTTTTACAAAAAGGGGAGTCTGAGAACCCTCATGAAGACCCGCTGCAAGATACGGATGTGCAAAGCATGTTCTCTAAAGAGGAATTGCGGAATGCAGCATCCTTGATCAGGACCCTGCGAAGGGGCGCTGCTTATGAAGAGCTATTGGGTGGCTTGCGGCTTGCGGCGGCTGATTTGGAAAAGGTACAAGAGGCACATTCAAATCCACTCGTTAGTCTGAGCGTAATTCGGGCGCTGTTGCACAAACACGGTTGAGCTCAGACTGTCCATGCAGCACAACGTATTAGTTGGCTTTCCGCTTGTCGGTCGGCAGTTTATGACGGGCACGTGGTCATGTCATAAAAATGATCCTACAGTAGGCGTTGCGCTCCATTTGTAAATGAACTGATTTGTGCCGATAATTTGCCATCGCTGAACGCCATTGGTCTACAGGTTGCGCCAGGCGATCCAGAGGCTGCCATATCGGAAGTCTGGTGACCTTCTTGCGCCCTATGCAGCGAATTGTGCGCGCGGTTTTACGAACTTCCGCTTGTAACCCCCGAGGAGATGGCCATGTTTAAACACATTCTGATTCCCACAGATGGCTCCGATTTATCGAACGCGGCCATCACCAATGGTGTTAAATTGGCCAAAGAAATCAATGCCAGAATTACTGGATTGGCGGTTACCATGCCCTACCATTACTTCTCTATGGACGGAGCCATGCTCGCCGACTCCATTGATCGTTACGAGGAAGATTCTGAAGCACTAGCATTGCGTAATTTGAAAGTGCTTAAGGATGCTGCTTCTGAAGCGGGCGTGGAATACGCATTGTTGCATCGGGTGAATGAGCACCCGTACGAGGAAATCATCAATGTAGCGCAAGAACAGCGGTGCGACGTGATCTTCCAGGCTTCGCACGGTCGACGCGGTTTGCGCGCATTATTGATGGGTAGTGAGACCCAAAAGGTTCTGACCCACACAAAAATCCCGGTGCTGGTGTTTCGATAACTATTGGGCAGAAGTTTGGCTGGCAGTGGAGCGCTAGCCTTGAGTCAGCATGTGAGCGTCACGCACCGCCCCTTCAAGGTCGGCGTGTAGCCGCATGGGGAAAGGCGCGTGTGTGCTGCATGATGTATTACCTTGGAAATGCATTAACGAGTGCCCACAGCATTTCGACCGTTGGAATTGCATGACATTTTTAACTTGGAAGACATGCCCAAATCATTGTTAAAGCGTAAGCTCCGAAAGCGCACTACGCACCACATCCTCCTTCAGGAATGTGCTGGCCTGTTGCAGGCGCGCATTAGACTCAGCCAGAAGGTTGCGTCTCTCGATGACGGTATCGAATTTGCCTACTTGTACTTCGATTCGACTTTGAAGCTCTACGCTTCAGGAAGGCAGCAGAGTACAGGCAACATCCTAAGTCAAATCGTAAGTATGACGCAGTTTGTCCACCATGCCAATTGCGGCAAAGCCGAATTACATGATATAGATTAGATGATTAGACTCATTTCAGCAAAGAAGTTCGTTTCGTTAACACCCTGTGCCTGGCCTTGATCCAGCACTGAACCCAGAGATGAATATGCGGATCGCAACATCGTGGAGCAATGACACTAAGGCTGAGACTGCTTTTCAGGAGGCGTTTAATAATTTAACAAATGAAATCAAGGGATATCCCTCGCTTCTGTTTGTGTACTTTACCGAGCATTACAGTTCGGATTCAATTCTGGCGTCAATGGCAATACTGCCCCCTGGTGTAAAGGTACACGGCTGCACTTCTTGTCAAGGCGTCATGACGCAGGACGGTGTTCACGGTGTAGATGGACCTGCAATTGCTTTGTTTGGAATTCAAGATGTTGAAGGTGCATATGGAGTGGGTGCACATGCACAGGGTGGTAATCCCCGAGATGCGGCCATGGCCGCACTAACGCTTGCTTTAGCGGATGCTGACCGACCGGGAGAACTTCCTGATCTAATTTGGTTCAATGCGCCACCTGGGCAGGAGGAATCAATCCTGCTAGGAATGCAAGAGGTTGTCGGAGTGGACACGCTCATCGTCGGAGGCAGTGCGGCGGACAACCAAGTGGCAGGACGCTGGCGAGTACTAACGCGAGATATTGCAGATGGCGACTCACTTGTTGTTTCAGTACTGTTCCCTTCTTGCCGAATCGGATGCTCATTTCAAAGCGGCTATTCGCCATGTGGTCCCAGAGGCGTTGTGACGTCCGCTTCAGGAAGAGTAGTTCATACAATTGACGATGAACCTGCCGCTCAGGTCTATAACAAATGGACAAGGGGTCTCATCGATGCAGCCTTACCAATGGGAGGAAATGTCCTTTTCGTAACGTCGCTCAGTCCACTCGGCCGGGTAGCAGGAAGAGTTGGAGACATATCCTATTTCACGCTTTCTCATCCAGAGATGGTATTGGCCGATGGTTCATTGCGGTTGTTCACCGAAGTTCAACTGGGGCAGGAACTGTTCCTAATGGAGGGTTCAAAAGAAACTTTAATAGCGCGGGCTGCGCGAGTGACAGAGGCTGCAATCGCCTTGGATTCCTTTAGCTCGGAAGCAGTTCTTGGGGTAGTTATGGTGTACTGCGCTGGATGCATGCTTACCGTGCAAGATCGCATGTCACAAGTTGTAGACGCACTAAATCAGACACTAAATGGAAAGCCTTTTATTGGTATCTTCACATTCGGAGAACAAGGCAGTGTCCTGCGTGGTGGTACATCACATGGGAATTTGATGATTTCTTCCCTAGTCTTCTCAAACTGATTGGATTGTTAGGGGATGCCCACATCAGAACCCACTCAACTGTTTTCGTCTGAACGGCTTGGAGAGGAGTTAGTCGCTCTTCAACGTGCGTTGCAACATGAAAAGCAGCGCAGGATAGAGGCAGACGGATTGCTTGAAGGGCTGCGTGCTCTAAATGGGGCGCAAAATACCCAGCAGGTATTTGAAAAACTTGTCGAAGTTCTTCGTCGCTTCATCCTGTTCGATGAAGCCATCATGCTGCAAATTAACTCACAAAAGCAACTCAATTCAATTTGCGCATCAAGCGAAGATTTTCTGGGGCTTACTTGGAAAGTAAGCGATGTGTTCCAACGAGTACTTGACGGGCAAACTGTTGCTGTTTTTGACACTAATGGAATGCCGGATTGGCTTAGTCAACCCGATACGCTAAGCGCAAGAGTTCGATCGGCCATCTATGTGTCGCTGCACACGGGAATAAGTGAGGCAATGTTGGTGTTCGTTCACGCAAAGCCAGCATTTTTCAATAAAACGCATCTACACCTGCTAGAACGATTCATCCCACTTACTAATCAAGCTCTGGCGAGTATCGAATACCGTGAGATGCTGGAAAAAGCTGAATTGGTGCGTTTGCGTGCTGAACAGAATGTCCAGAATCTTTTGCTGGAGCAAAACCTTGTTCTTGAAAATGCGGGGGTTGGGATTGCCTTCCTGAAGGACCGACGCATTGTGCGCTGCAATCAGGAGTTTGCAACCATGTTCGGGTACCAGGTGGAGTCGCTGATAGGAACCTCAACGCTAGCCTTGCATACCTCTAAAGAGGAGTACAAATGCCGCGAGAGAAGCGCCTATGACGCCATCGGACGAGGAGCGGCATTTTCTAGCGACGCGCAATACAGGCGCTGCGACGGTACCCTGTTTTGGGCTACGACGACGCTTACCGCAATTGATCGCACGGACCCGACAAAGGGGGTTATTTGCGTCACACATGACATTGACCAGCGCAAACGTGTCGAACAGGCGTTGCTTGAGAGTGAGTCCCAGATACGTGCTGTTTTCAATACGGCACTGGACGCGATTGTCGCCATGGATGTCCAGGGACTGATCGTAGACTGGAATTCCATGGCCGAAACTGTCTTCGGATGGAGTAAATCCGAGGTGATGGGGCGATATCTTGATGAAACGATCATGCCAACTCGATACAGAGCTGCATATCGAAAAGGACTAGCTCGATTTCTGACTTCCTCAGAAGCACGTATCGCAAATCATCGAATTGAAATCTCTGCCATACGGCGCAATGGAGACGAGTTCCCTATCGAGCTCTCAGTCACGTCGGTCAATGTTGGCAATAGCCTTCGCTTTACGGCGTTCATCTCTGACGTCAGTGTGCGTAAAAAAGCAGAGGCCGATCTTCGCATTGCGGCTACGGCGTTCGAGTCCCAAGAGGGAATGATGATCACTGATGCCAATGGTGTGATTCTTCGCGTGAATCGGGCTTTTACTGAGAGTACTGGCTATACGGCGGAAGAGGCTGTGGGGCAGACACCTCGCTTGCTCAAGTCGGGACGCCACAACGCCGCCTTCTTTAGCACCTTATGGGAGAGCATTAGGCAGACTGGAAGTTGGCAAGGTGAAATATGGGATCGACGCAAGAATGGAGAAATCTATCCGAAATGGCTGACCATTACTGCGGTCAAGTCTGACGCCGGAGATGTAACTCACTACGTTGGTACACATATTGACATTACGGCGCGAAAAACAGCAGAAGAACAGATTACGCACCTAGCTTTTTACGATCCGCTCACCCAGCTCCCAAATAGGCGGCTGCTTCTTGATCGGCTGCAACAAGCGCTAGCTGCCGGCTCACGCAGTACACATTACGGTGCACTGTTGTTCATTGATCTGGATCACTTCAAGACGCTCAATGACACCCTTGGCCATGACAAAGGGGATCTATTGCTTCAACAAGTAGCGCAGCGCCTTGTCGCATGTGTTCGCGATGGAGATACTGTGGCGCGACTTGGTGGAGATGAGTTTGTGGTACTTCTTGAAGGACTTAGTAAGTTTTCCGAGGAAGCCGCACCACAGGCTGAGTCTGTAGGTGACAAAATTCTGACGATACTCAATCGCCCATACCTGCTTGCAGGCTATGAAAACCGAAGTACGCCAAGCATCGGTATCACCTTATTTGGAGGCCATCAAACTTCCTACGAAGATCTGCTCAAGCAAGCTGACCTAGCCATGTATCAAGCAAAGGCAGCAGGCCGCAATACACTGCGTTTCTTTGATCCAGAGATGCAGGCCTTGGTTTCCAGTCGTGCCGCATTGGAAGTGGAGCTACGTGGGGCTGTAAACAGTCACCAGTTGGCACTTTACTATCAGCCACAAGTAGACGGAGAAGGGTGTCTGACTGGTGCCGAAGCGTTGGTGCGTTGGCTGCATCCAGCTCGTGGCTTGGTGTCCCCCGCCGAATTTATTCCTCTTGCCGAAGAAACCGGCTTAATTTTGCCGCTTGGACAGTGGGTTTTACGCACTGCCTGTGCTCAATTGGCGCAATGGTCAGTCAAACCCGAAACCGCGTTACTTTCCCTGGCCGTGAACGTCAGCGCCAAGCAGCTTCAGCAGAGCGACTTTGTTGAGCAGGTATTGGATGCCCTCAACTTAACCGGTGCGAACCCAAGAAGACTCAAGCTGGAATTGACCGAGAGCTTGATGGTGTCCAATGTGGAAAACACTATCAAGAAGATGACAGCATTGAAAGCGTGGGGCGTGGGATTTTCCTTGGATGACTTCGGAACAGGATACTCCTCACTGTCGTATCTGAAGAGACTTCCGCTGGACCAACTGAAAATTGATCAGAGTTTTGTGAGGGACATCCTTGTCGACTCCAACGATACTGCCATAGCGAAAATGATTGTCGCACTCGCAGAGTCCTTAGGACTTTCGGTCATAGCTGAGGGAGTGGAAATAGAAAAGCAAAGAGTTATGCTTGAAGAACTGGGTTGTCGTGCTTACCAAGGGTACCTATTTAGTCGTCCACTTGCACTGGACGATTTTGAAGAGTATGCCCAAAATCAGCATGTAGTGTGTTGCATCGACCGGTTGAATCCGCCGTGGTAAGTAGGATATTGTAAATACCTGATTCATATCCTAGTATTACCAGCCCAGCGTTGAAGAAGTTCAGAACTTCGCCACGCAATGGATGTGGGACATCACGGTAAGGCACCATCGGAACGCGCAGCCATTGGTTCCGCGGCAACACGGTCGCGCCCATCATGTTTGGCGCGATACAGCGCCGTATCGGCAGCCTTGACCAAGGAATCGCGATCGGTGTCCTTGTCGGGTATCCTCGAGGCAACGCCAATGCTCACCGTGACATGGCCCAGCCCGCTGCCGCTATGGGGCATGGCCAGACGGGCCACCGCGTCGCGAACCCGGTCCGCGACGATTAACGCGCCATCCTGATTGCTGGACGGCAGCACCAGGACAAACTCCTCACCACCGTAGCGAGCCACGGTGTCACCTGGACGGTAGACAATGGCCGACATGCATTGCGCAATGCGGCGCAAGCAGTCGTCGCCCATTTGGTGGCCGTAGGTGTCGTTGAAAAGCTTGAAGTGATCGACATCCACCATGAGCAGGGAAATGGGTAATTTTTCTCGCTGCGCGCGCAGCCACTCATTGGCCAGCGTCTCGTCAAAACTGCGCCGGTTGGCAATCCCTGTCAGTCCGCCAATGGCCGCCAGGCGCTCCAGTGCGATTTGCGCCCGCTTTTGATCGGTCATGTCGCGCAGAGTCTCCACGACCGCAATCAGTTGGCCTTCCGTTCCGTAAATTGGCCCGGCATCGATGGCGAGGTAGTACTCGGTGCCCACTACATGCGGCATCACACACCAGTTTTCCACGTGAAAGGCGTGAGTTCCGTCGCCAACATCGACAGACGTGGCATAGAGTGCGGCGATTTCGCTGGTACGCCCCTGCAATACAAGGTCGGCCAAGCACGGCCGAGGCACGTCGTAAAAGGCCCGCCAATGATCGCGCGTGCCGATCAACTCTTTCGCGGGTACGCCGGTCAAGCGCTCGCATGCGCGATTCCAGATGAGGACGTTGCAGTCGGCATCTAGAACGAACGTAGGAACGACTAAATCCCGCATTAGCTTTATGGCAAAACTGCGGTCACTCTCGGTGCGATTACCTCTCATCCATGACCCCTGTGCTCCGTGTTCTGTGCGTGTTTTTGGTGCGGGTCCCTGTCAACGCTTAAGAATAACACCAGACGTCGAACGATTTTTTGATCCAGATCAAAAGCGCAAGTCCACTGAAAATTGGTCGGTTACTGCACGGCAAGCCTTGTTGTGCAGCACTTCCACAGTGCTCCATTTAATTAATGCTAGGCCAAAATCCGGGCAGGAAATCGTTTGGATTTAAGCCCGAATCCAACTCAGGACAAGGTCAGAACCGAACGCAGCCTCAGGCTTTTTCGCTTCTTCCTGGGTGTCTTCGATGGCAATCCTAGACATTGGCATATTGTTGATTGCTTATAGACCAAGCGCCTTCAATAAATCATGGCAACGCTTAGAGACCAAGTCCAAATCAGCCTTGCTGGTCCTCACTGTTTTCTTTTGAAAACGATAAAGCACATAGACGGCATCTGCAAAGTTGGCTGCGTACGAAACGCACTGAATGCCTCCTGAATTCAAATCTTTTTTACGCCATTGCCCACGGTTCTCATGGGCTTCAATACCCACCGTGAACAGTGCTGCCTTGAGCGGTGTCGTGGCAATGGTATCAGTCAAAAAAACTGAACTGATCCGTGCCGGCATCAAGATGCTGGTCACTCTGTCTGATATCCACTACCGTTCCACTTTTCGTGGTGAGATATTGGTAAGCGCGCGGCCAACCCATGTTGACCGCTGAGAGTTGCCGCGGTAGTCCGTCAGGTGGTAGTGGATTGCCAGCGATGCGGCAATAGCTCGCCAATCTGGCTGGCCCGTTGTGTAGGCAACCGGTTGAGCACATCTTTCAGGTACGCATAGGGATCATGCCCATTCATGCGTGCTGACTGGATCAGGCTCATGACTGCCGCAGCCCGTTGGCCTGCGCGCAGACTCCCGGCAAACAACCAGTTGTTGCGGCCAATGGCAATGGGGCGGATTTGGTTCTCGATCCAGTTGTTATCCGCGGGAAGCCGTCCGTCATCGACGAACCGGGTGAGCGCCTCCCATCGCCGCAAGCTGTAGTCCAATGCTTTGGCGGTGGCTGAACTGGCGTGCACCTTCTGGCGCTGCAAGCCCATCCATTCATGCAAGGCATCGAGCACGGGCTTGGCCTTTTGTTGGCGGATGCGCTGGCGTTCCATTGCATCCAATTCCTTGACCTCGCGCTCGACCTCGTAGACCAGTGCAAACTGGGCACATGCAGCAGCGCGTCGGCGTCCCACTAGACAAAGTGCCTGAGCATGATCGAGCGTCCTGGACACCCACTTACAAACGCACACAGATGTGGGCGTTTCTAGTGGTGCAGGCATCCCTCAAGCCGATAACAGTTGCATCAATGCTGGACACCCGTCTGCAATCGCCCGGGCGCAGCGGCACGGTGTAGAAGTGTCTGCAATATTTCAAAGAAAGAATTGCTGCGTCTACCAGCCTCAATCTTCATGAAATCTGTTCGCGCTCTCGCCATCGTCGTCGGTGTGTTCTGTGTCGCTACCGCATTTGCCCAAACTGCAACACCCGCTCCCAAGGCCAGCGCGCCTGCCGCTGCGACAATGCCCGCTACCGCGGCAGCTTCAGCCAAGACGGTGGCTCCAATGGCCGCTGCCGCTGGGGGGGGGATGGCAAAGTGTGGGTGAACACCGCCTCCAAGGTTTACCCTTGCGAAGGCTCGAAGCACTACGGAAAGACCAAGACTGGCGAGTACATGACCGAAGCAGATGCAAAGGCTAAGGGCAATCATGCTGACCACGGCAAAGCCTGTACCAAGTAAACTTGCTTCGGCCAGAGAACAAAGGGCGCTAGGCGCCCTTTGTTCGTTAAAGGCACTGGGATCTCGCATAGAAGCATAGCGTTCACTCATACCGACGTAGGAAAGTTCAATGGATCCACATGTAATCATTGCATTCACAGCAGTAGCATGCATTGCCATCCTGAGCCCGGGCCCTGCGACCATTTTGGCCATACGAAACGCTACTGCGTTCGGCGTGCGTTCCGTGGTGTGGTCTGCGCTCGGCAACGTCTCTGGACTTTTCTGTCTGTCTGCGGCCTCCATGATGGGACTTGGAGTCGTGCTTATGTCCTCGGTAATACTCTTCGCCACGGTCAAAGTAGTGGGGGCCTTGTATCTCTTTTACATGGGAGTTCGGCAACTGACGGGGCGCTCAAGAGCATTAGTGAATGCACCCGACAAAACGTCGATAATTTCTCAGCCGAATCCATTGCATCTCTACCGTGAAGCCGTTCTTACAGCAGCAACGAATCCTAAGCCAATCCTTTTCTTCACCGCACTCTTTCCACAGTTCATAGACGTGCACACTTCGATGCTGCTGCAGTTTTTGGTCTTGACAGGGATTTTTGTGAGCTTGTCTTTTGCGACGCTCATCACGTACGCTCTGCTTGCCTCCCGCGCCACTTCCCTACTGGCTCAGCCTGGCTTTGCAAAGTGGCTAAATCGCACGTTTGGCAGCATATTCATTGCATTTGGGGTGGCGCTTCTCACCCTGCGCAGGCAGAGCAGCTAACTGGCCCTCTCCGCTTTAAAACATTCGGGTAAATCACGTTGCGGTGTCTCCCACTCATATCATTGCCATGGGCCATTCGCTAAATC contains:
- a CDS encoding diguanylate cyclase, with the translated sequence MRGNRTESDRSFAIKLMRDLVVPTFVLDADCNVLIWNRACERLTGVPAKELIGTRDHWRAFYDVPRPCLADLVLQGRTSEIAALYATSVDVGDGTHAFHVENWCVMPHVVGTEYYLAIDAGPIYGTEGQLIAVVETLRDMTDQKRAQIALERLAAIGGLTGIANRRSFDETLANEWLRAQREKLPISLLMVDVDHFKLFNDTYGHQMGDDCLRRIAQCMSAIVYRPGDTVARYGGEEFVLVLPSSNQDGALIVADRVRDAVARLAMPHSGSGLGHVTVSIGVASRIPDKDTDRDSLVKAADTALYRAKHDGRDRVAAEPMAARSDGALP
- a CDS encoding type II toxin-antitoxin system RelE/ParE family toxin; amino-acid sequence: MTSILMPARISSVFLTDTIATTPLKAALFTVGIEAHENRGQWRKKDLNSGGIQCVSYAANFADAVYVLYRFQKKTVRTSKADLDLVSKRCHDLLKALGL
- a CDS encoding LysE family translocator → MDPHVIIAFTAVACIAILSPGPATILAIRNATAFGVRSVVWSALGNVSGLFCLSAASMMGLGVVLMSSVILFATVKVVGALYLFYMGVRQLTGRSRALVNAPDKTSIISQPNPLHLYREAVLTAATNPKPILFFTALFPQFIDVHTSMLLQFLVLTGIFVSLSFATLITYALLASRATSLLAQPGFAKWLNRTFGSIFIAFGVALLTLRRQSS